A stretch of DNA from Cygnus atratus isolate AKBS03 ecotype Queensland, Australia chromosome 9, CAtr_DNAZoo_HiC_assembly, whole genome shotgun sequence:
ATCTTCAATACAGACTTGAAATAAACTACTACTGCAGTTGAAACTTAAAGTGAAGCATCTCTATATGGATTCTAGCAGGATCACAAAGGCCTTCTGTTCTTATGGAGCAATGCCTTCTCTATGAATAATGCTGCTGACATTAGAGAAAGCAACAACCTCACAGAAACTGGCAGAATTTCATCCCCAATTAACATCTGTAGTACACTGTAGTACTATGCACTTCCATCACTGGAAGGGGGTGGTTGCCATTTTCATTGGAGCAGCTGTTCAATTTAGGGAAAAGACTCTAAGGGCTCTACTTCCTAAAAACACAGGCTGTGTTTTTAGAGAGATTTTATAATACACACATGccagacaaagaaacaaagcaaccaTCTCCCGGAACTCCTATAAAGGAGTGAGGAAAGTGAGGTATAAATAATCTAATCCATTTTCCTTACTGAATACGCATGTGTGTACGAACTTTTGAACAGCACAGGTAATAAATGCATGATGTAGACAGGATTTTGATAAGAGTATAGAGTatagttgcttttaaaattacaggacttttttttttaaaaaaaaagaaaaaccacctGTCACACTTTTTCTTTGACTTCTATTTCAGACTGACTCCAATGAAGTTCACATTTTAGGATTCTCTATAAAAGAGACCAACTGTTCCAAAGGTGTGCAACAGACAGAGGAGACACTGGAATGTGACTTTCTGGATAACTGGCATGCTGTGAGTAAAGTCTTTGAATAAAAAGTGATAGGAGGAGTGGCACCAGGAAGATCTTCCCATGATGATTCCAAATGTTTCCTATAAGCACGCACCCAAACTCAAAATTCAGAACCAGAGTATCAAAGTCCAGATCCTAATTTCACAGCTACTCCTTCTTCTTCTATAAGGAGCTAATCTCAAATCTAAAAGGAACTGGAGTTGCATATTTCAGATCTAGAGCTCAGATCTTCTCTTTGGATCTGGCTTTCACCTTCAAATTGTGGCCATTCCCCTAGTAAATTATTCATGCTATCttcataaaaacatttacacTAACATGACTCATAGattttgaatgaaatatatGCACTGTGCCATCCCAGTGAGCCCAGgattacttttttcccctctgctgcaggggaacagagggTGGAATAATTCAGGCCTATCTACAGATTATTATCAAAGTACTCTCAACACCCAACCTTCCCTTTACAATAACAGTAAACAGCAAATAAAGTACTAGGCAGCAgcaacaaaccaaaataaattattccacagaaatgaaatggaaggaatgaaataaaaatatggaaaaataaaacctgcagaattgatggttttttttttcccataaattaatttccttctctgGCTCCTTATGCTCCAGAAGACTGGAAAAGATTGTGAATAAACTGGTGGCAGAACTAAAAGCTCACTAGAATGAGGCATAAGCCATATAGCCAGAGGttttaaattctgttctcaGTGCTGACACCACTGTTGTGTGTGTAAAAAGTTATTAACATTTGTAATCACTGGTCATAATAGGCTACTAATGGCCCTAGCATGTACTAAGATAAAGCAGCTACTAGAGAAAGCATACACAGATTATTTTCTATCATTGATAATAATGATTGTGATATTTCTATAATGACAATGTTTGTTATCATTTCCTGAGTTCTGTGCTCTTTCCACATGAGCAGTTCTATGCACGAGGACTGGACAGCAGGGGAAAGTCACTGCAAATGGGATGCTAAGGGAAGTAATGCTAAAAGATTACAACAAGTtacttctcaaaaataaatacacaaaaaaagctCAACACTGAGCTTCATCTCAAACAGCATAGCTACACAGTGTCTGGTTTTGAAGACTTTGAGCAAAATTTCTGAATAGCCCAATCTGAACAGATGTTtgacagaaaagaataaaaatcagccTGTGTAGATATTAGTAGATGACtaatttttaaagacatcaAAAGAGAAGTAGGCTGGAGAGTGACAGCCCTCTAGATGCATATGAGGAAGTGGTCTTCACAGTCAAGAACactcaaaaattaaatgtattttatttattttttacagggCAGGTATCATTGGCCAGAAAGCTCAGGATCTAAGTTATATAAACATACTTAGGTATCAAAGGAAGTAGCGTAACTTTTAAAACGTTGACCTTTCAGTGGCTTCTATTATCTCCATCACCAGAACCCAGATgtgcattgttttttcttttgttttgcttagcaCAAGGGATTCTGCAAGGCACGAATCGTCAGTGATTCAGATGCTCCCGATGGAACAGATATAAGCTGTGAACTCTACCATCCCTGGGTATGTACTGAATTACTGAAACGTCTCTGGCTATTTCCTAATGCAGGCTATTGCAACCTCAGTCCAGCCTGACAGAAGAAAGGTTGCAAAGGTTGTTTATGCCCCGTTATTACTCCCCGGGTGTGATTCAGCATGCGAGGACGGACTGGCTTTTGACTACTAGGTCAATCAGAGGATTAATTAGCATCGAGCTGTCCCCACTGCTTCCTCTGAAAGTGTCTTCGCTCTAATCATACTCCTTAGTTAAAGTGAGTAGAGATTTACAAGTTCAAAGGGAATTTTAGAAAGcaagaggaggggaaatggtCTTTATTATATGTGTTCTGTGTTCGGTCTCTTCTCCCATGCACCAggtgataagacaagaggaaatggcctcaagttgtgccaggggaggtttaggttggatattaggaaaaattcgttcactgaaagggttgtgaggcattggaacgggctgcccagggaagtggctgagtcaccatccctgcagGTATTCAAAGGACGTGTAGCTGTGGTACTCGGGGACATGCTTTAGTGGTgggcttggcagtgctaggttaatggttggactcgatcttagaggtcttttccaacctaaatgattctgtgattctatatttGGTATTCCAGTGTATATTACAACAGCTAATCCagtgtggtttttattttgctttgatcCCTTACAGATTTTGCTCAGTTGGTTAGATCATTCCATTTTGTTATGGTACAGTATTTCCAGATGCTTTTCAGTAATTCAGCATTTTATCATCTACTCCTTCTCGTATAtcctgaaaaaatacagcacaaatCACTGGAACTGTAAATGTAAACCCATTAACTCCCACCTCTCTGTCAccactttcttctgttttttttaacatctcacTTAATGCTTCTCGCCCTGGTGTTTTTATAAACAGCAGCATCACCATGGACATAGATGCAGACATTCACGTCCGGGTTGGCCACACAGACATCCCCACCATCATTCTGGTCACAGACATCACCACAGAGACAGACGCCCACCACATTTTCAATCCAAACCTGAAGACACTGAGCAGAGCCATGATTTCAACGAAGAACAGGAAGACAGCCATGAAGAATCTCCTCCCTACCATGGTAGACGACATAACCGCCCTCGCCCACCACACCATggtcctccacctcctcctcaaGAGGAATTAGGTCATCCCCCTCCTCCCTATGATGAACAACAtagtcctcctcctccccaagaTGAAACAGATCAGtccccttctcctcttcctcccaatGATGAACAACATagtcctcctcttcctccccatcATGGACCCCACtgtcctcctccccctcctcatGGACCACATCACCCACATCCTCCTCACCACCATGGACCAcactgtcctcctcctcctcctccccctcctcatGGGCCAGATCACCCACATCCTCCTCACCATCATGGACCAcactgtcctcctcctcctcctccccctcctcatGGGCCAGATCACCCTCATCCTCCTCACCATCATGGACCCCGCtgtcctcctccccctcctcacGGACCACATCACCCACATCCTCCTCACCACCAGGGACCACattgtcctcctcctccccctcctcatGGGCCACATCACCCACATCCTCCTCACCATCATGGACCAcactgtcctcctcctccaggacaccatcctcatccccatcaTCACTACCACAGACACCACTGCAACAAGACAGGCCCATCAGGAAAGTACTTTCCATTCCAGGTAACAGGAGCTATCTATCGCATTCCAGTTCTAAACACGCAGGATTCTCTCACAGCTCCCAGTGCAAAATTTCCTGAGCTATCCCACCTGAGCCCTCAATCCCCCAGCACCGAAGAAGGTACTTCCTTCACTGACTCAAGTCTAAAGGAGATGCCAAAAACTGTAGATTTTCCAGATCACCATTCACAATCAGAATCATGCCCAGGAAAACCCAAACTTGATCTTCCCCAACTTTTGCCTTTGTTTCCATATAGCTCCATAGCACAAACTTCTTCTCCGTGACCCCAGAGAAAGTTCCTGACCTGAGGGCTGTAGGGCCAATGACAGGTGTACAATGAATGAAAATAGCATGTGGTGAAGGGGGAAAAGAATACAACTTGCAAGGAGGAGACGCactgaaaataatgattaataTAAGCATTCCAACCTGCTTCTTGATCCCAGATATCTCAGACTCCCCTGTAACTGAAAGGTTCAATAGAATATGCTTGGGTTCCAATCTCACCTGTGAACAATGCTCCTTTAGTTCTAACAAAGAAAATCCCCTAACGCTGACAACTACCAATCTTCATTTCCTCATAGTCCCTAATTATAATGTACTTCTCTGAGGACATCTGACCACCtaccatgaaaaacaaaaaagatccATGGTACTACATTCATTCCCACTTTCTAAagatctaaagaaaataaaatcatgtaagcatttttttcttgacaattGTCTCTTTTGTCACTGTGGCTGTTTAGCTGCACAGTCAGCACCCGTGAGGCATAGTCTAGCATAAATTGACTAATTGTAGCTGGGTTACCAGGTTATCTAGAAAAGGGTTGAGACTAGTTAATGACTTGTGTTGTAACACTGCAGAGTGGCCTGCACAGGTGCTTTCATTACTGCAGTTACTGGTAGAGATATCAGAAATGCTGCATTCAAGGACAGCCCTTTTCAAACAGTTCATAATTGCTCTcaggggaggggaaaagcagaagcaggtaATAACTCTTTCAGTTGAATGTCTTCTTTATCATTGAACATTTCCACTGGAAACTGAGTTgggagaaacaggaagaaagggTACTGATGTCTCTTTATACTGAAGGCCCCAACAAGATAAAGACAATTCAGACATTCCTGGGACCCCAAAGAGTTAGTTCAGATCTGCTATATCACAAGCAAGAACATGGggctaattaaaacaaacaaaaaaacaattttgctcTTCAAAATAGCTTGTTAATAGcatgaagtaaaataaagagTGAGAGGTacattgaagaaaaagaaacaaaatggggACGGCATTTTGTGTAACTGAGTAAAGgccatctattttttttataaacgCATTATAATGTACAAACAACCTTATTTATGGCATAGCTCATCCACAAGGTCTCTGAAGTACAATTTCTTTAACCCAAACTTCTAGCAAGACCCAGGTAGAATGCAGGATCTGAGGCATTCCTGGAGTGTGCACAGATTCAAAGCAGAGCTATTTGGGCTCTTCACTGCCAACAAGTGCCAGATGTTCCCAGCCAGCTCTAATTCTGGCTCTGCCCAATACAGGCAACATTCCTTAAGCCCTTGTTCTCGGGCAtcattttcccatctgtaaTGATAACAAAACATTATGAAGACTGGCTAAACCATGATCCAATGGTAGCCTCCACATGATGGCAAAGACAGTCACTTCCAAAAGCAGGGTGAAGGATGAGGGTTATCAGCTGCTGTTGAAGAGTTATGTGACCTTTAATGATGTGTATCTGTCCAAAGACTTATTTTACTTATGTTCTGACTTCTTGGAACTATTGCAGTGTGAGCACTAAACACCTATAAAATTTACAGTGCTGTTGTCTAGAACTAGAACTTCATTACCTTTGCGAACTTCTTGGGTGTTTTATGTAACCCCCCTAAAATTCTTTGCGAGTAGCAGTTTTGGTGTTAAAATAAAGGCCAGAAAGCCACAAACActgctttctcctttgcttGGGGGTCATTGTGCTTAGTCTAAACCCGCGTCCAGCTGCAGCCAGTTAGCTGTTATCTTGATGGCAGGTGGATAACCTTAGTGTCATTCTGGTGACCACACAAAGTTTGTTTAGAGAAACTCAGAAGTTTATTTGCAGTATAAACAGGGCACGATGAGAACTAACCAACCCCAGCAACTGCTCATTCTGTTTACTTTGCTATTGgtcctgaaaaacagaagaggtaACTAAATCTTTGTCAGgcattccttttccatttgctttttaacaaCCCTTCTCATTCAGGGCGCCTTTTTTTGTCCAGTTATGAAACCTTTCATTGTGCTAGCACTCTGCTGTAGTTTTCTTTCTAGCAGAGCCACCCCTCTTCCATTTGAGTTTTTGGACTGTGATAACCCTGATGTCTTCGAAGCTGTTgacacagcactgaagaaatataATGGAGACAGCACTTCTGGTGATCAATTTGCTCTGTACATGGTGATGGAAGCCAAGAGAACAGTAAGTAGacttcacaaaaaaaacatgttggAATTGTTTATGTGCTCTGAATCAGATTTGCTCCGTCTCATTCACAAAATATAGCAAGCGTGACAGCAAAGTGTCTtgcaaaaaaagtttaaaaaaataaaagaaatggcTTGCATGGTGAGGTATTTGTCACCATGACAAGCAGGGATGTTCTTATCAATGGAGCTGTGGTGCTGGTGAATTGCTTATTAATGCAAGGAGTAGAGAACAGGAAACTTATATCACTAATAAAACGTGTCTTACTTGTCCAttcagttttctcctttctttgggAATCCTACCCCTCTCTATCATCAGTAAGGTTCTTCAGATCaatggttattaaaaaaaatggatgttaTCTTGAATTGGGAAGAGCTGGTGtcatgcataaaaaaaaaaaagaaagaatgaccCAATAAAGCTCAGCAATACTGTGAATAAATTGTTTGTGAATATTATTTGATTGATGCTAGTCCTGAGTCACAGATGTATCTAAAGGCACTAGGTGATATTTTAGTCAAACAGGGTGACAGctaaaattacagaagaaaaaaagaatgaaacatgATCTTTTGCCTGGAGTCCTTCTGTACAAAGTTAATCTAACAAAGAGTATTTACCTCTGAGAGGCATACAAAAATGGTATTACCATAATAATGACAAGCATTACTTTACTTGAAAACAACATTAGcattttttctactgaattgggttttcagatgcaaaacacaagaaactCAGTgtcagaaagaatattttgcacTCCAGAGTCacaagacacttttttttttttttttacccagatAGAAATTGAGCTCAAAAGGGGACATGAATTGCTAAATGCCTTACAGGAAACCGCCCACACCTCCTGGCATCTATCCTCTggttttactgttttcaaagtGGGGAGATCTTCGCCTGTAGTGACAAAGACTAAAGTCTGTCAAGGCctttatataattaatattaaacaaatgaataatCCCACTGTTTTCACAGAACTACATGCATCCTCAACAACAGCCAAATGCAAACATCTTTATACCGCAGCTATAACACCGACTTCCTTGTTGCTTCCTTCTATTAGAGTTATAACACTGCTTCCTTCTCCAAAGGACAGatgttattttcagtattttaccTTAAATAACGTTCTATGTTTAAGAATACACATTTATTGcaattcttcttcttcccttctctcgATATACTGCCTTTTCTTAAAAGATCTGAGGTGGAAATGAATTATTACTTTGAATCACTGATCAGACTGTgatgttaagaaaaaacagagaaaaggaatcCACAAAAGAGCTTTCTTCATATTGTGcattcttttttccaaaaaggGTATAGATTTTACTCATTGCTAGTCTCACAATCTTGAATGCATTAATTAAATAGCTGGTTATTACATATTCATGTACATTCATTATTGATAAGgtaataaaacataaaagctgACTGGTGGAAGACTGAACCTGCCCCAGTTAAAGACATAACTGttcataataataatgaaataaaccAACAACAAATAACATGCAGAAACAATGTCTCTTCTCACATGTTTCATCTACTCACTGAACTGATTTATTCCAGATTTAGAAAACTGTAACAGACAACACAATTTGGCTCTTTAAATCCACATCCCAGACAGTATAATCTGATGCAGCTCCATAAATGTCAGTTTACACCTGCTGAGGATTAACTCCATTATATTTCTAGAGACCCTTTCATCCTGTTTTACAGCCTGCAGCCATTACATCGCATACCTCTACTTAGGTATACTACATAGGTGTAGCAACACACAACAGGAATTGAAAGAACACAGAATATAATTCTGTCTTCACCTACACCGGTGTAAATACTCCACCCATGTCAACTCAGCTTCTCTTTCTTGGTACCACTAAACCAAGAATGATTACTTCATTATCCTTAAATGATACTGCTAGGAGAATTAATATTAAAGTACAGCAATTGCCTGTGTTTGAAATAGTACGCTAGCAGAGCATTTTTAGTGGCAGTAAATTACTAGGAACTTCTGGCTTTGTATGTCCTCTGAAGGAAGAACCACAATTACTGCAGTGTGTTAACGTTCCCTGTAGGCAGAGGCTTACTGCTCTGTTTATGGCCAGGAGAAAATGCCCCCTACTTATTTACCAACATCAGAAATGCTTCCACTGGTCAGGCTAAACTTTGCTGAATAGTTTGTCTGTATTTCATCTTAGGGAATTCCTGAGGCCACCCCTAAGAGCAGCTCAGCCTTTAATGCCTATAGAAAAACTGCAAGTACAGCCAAAGGCTGGCTCCAGAGCCCCACCTTGCCCCTTTCCCCCAAGtaggcagggcagcacaagtACCCTGTTACCGTGATGTGAAGGCAGGCTAGGCATTGCCAGGATAGTATTTACCCCTCAAAGCTCTTATCTTTTCACTGATGTCCAGATTTATCACTATGCAAATGATGACTTATATATTGTTTTCATCCAGGTAGGTCCTGACAAACAACTCCATGTGAAATATCGAATACAAGAGACCACTTGTGCCGCTGAGGAGAACAAATTCTGGCAGGATTGTGATTACAAAGCATCTGCAGAAGCAGTAAGTGTCTAACCTCTTTAAAGGTTCTCTGTAGAGAAGCATCAGTATAATGGCCAGGACTGCAGCATCCTGGGAAACAATACAGAATTTAACTTTGTTAGCTCTGTGGCTTTTGGGATCTTATAGGACTAAAGTACAGTACAGAACTGTTTACAACCCTGAAGTTAACCACTAATATTTGTGAGTTTACCATTAAAATCCTAAATATCAGCAGAAAGGATCATTTCAGAGGGTCAGTATGAAGGTTCACAATAAATCCAACAGAAGATACTTGCACAACGAGAGTGTGAGGGCTGTCAGACTCTCTGGTACTT
This window harbors:
- the HRG gene encoding histidine-rich glycoprotein, with the protein product MLHLASFFFLTLLHCYNAQTKTSITPTDCKTVETDAGVALDLVNRHRREGYVFGLFRVADAHELHIGNSSVLFLTLDVLETECPVLSGRHWESCEYGDVYSMDFGQCKIIMYTNQLLKKPQLHGFNCTLSPVPPNLIECKDCPVKGEVLEVTEQHKDIAAKALKKFNSESNHTNYFNVIKVEKVLKTTDSNEVHILGFSIKETNCSKGVQQTEETLECDFLDNWHAHKGFCKARIVSDSDAPDGTDISCELYHPWQHHHGHRCRHSRPGWPHRHPHHHSGHRHHHRDRRPPHFQSKPEDTEQSHDFNEEQEDSHEESPPYHGRRHNRPRPPHHGPPPPPQEELGHPPPPYDEQHSPPPPQDETDQSPSPLPPNDEQHSPPLPPHHGPHCPPPPPHGPHHPHPPHHHGPHCPPPPPPPPHGPDHPHPPHHHGPHCPPPPPPPPHGPDHPHPPHHHGPRCPPPPPHGPHHPHPPHHQGPHCPPPPPPHGPHHPHPPHHHGPHCPPPPGHHPHPHHHYHRHHCNKTGPSGKYFPFQVTGAIYRIPVLNTQDSLTAPSAKFPELSHLSPQSPSTEEGTSFTDSSLKEMPKTVDFPDHHSQSESCPGKPKLDLPQLLPLFPYSSIAQTSSP